The stretch of DNA TCTCCTGTGCCTCCCCTTCCTCAGCTCTATAAAATAGGAGCCGTGtttcttgctgctgcctgaaatTGCGGCTGAGCACACGTGGCCTGGGTGCAGTGAAGGCGAAATGCCCTGTGTGAGGTGTGAGAGTGACTGCAACCAGGGCAAGGCTGCGTTTGTGCATCTCCTCCCTGGACGCAAGGCATTGCCGCCATCTAGTGATGCAGGATTCATCGGTGGCTCTGGCAGAACCTGGGGTCTGCAGCTCCCCTGGGCCTGGGAATGCTTTGATGGAGGTATAGAAAGGGCACCCAAACCCAGCTTCTCACTGCTATATatgcctttctgttttcttactctTTGCTACGCTTTAGGATGCCTTTTGTGGGTAGAGAGGTTGAGGAAATCCAATCTGGAGGGATGGAAACTGAtggaaactgttaaaaaaagctggaaaagtgACACAGTAGCTTTAGCTAGTGTTTGCAAACACAGCTGATTTCTGATAGGCAAGTCCAAAGAGCAACTGAGCACCCATCAACTCCTCAGGAATGTACAAGGTCCAAAGCGGAAGCGCACATCCAAGCAGAAACACGGAGGCACTGGGCAGTACCAGGTTAGTCAAAGGCTGTTACATCTTCCAGATCTTGGGTCTGCTACTGCAGCTGACAAGGAAATgataatttcaaaaatgaaagcacGGAGACTGCAGGGCAGAGCATGGGAAAAGCCCTCCCAAGAAATGGCACTGCCCACGTGCTCCTTGTGCTCACCTCTGGCCGCCACATAAGCAGTAGTTAGCTcatccccagctgcagcagtagCAAATGCTGACATCCACGACAGCACTAACCCATGACCTTGTTAGCAAGAGCTATCACCACTGACAGGCACAGGGCATAGATAAAGCTGCATCAGCAGCCTTGAGACTATTTATTtacaagcacagagcagcaggtatcctgtttctttttttttattattattattttttatatatgttttttcagGGGTCCTGTATGTGCTACATTGTAAGCtcttcacttgaaaaaaaatacttttagatGAAGCAGTGAAATAATCTCATGCAGCTAATTCACACATGAGAAGTCTTTGATATATATGAGGTAAATGCCTGGAGGCGCCAGTGGTGGGAGAGGTGAGGTGACCCTGCAGGGCCATGTCACTTGTGAAGAAGATCATATACACGTTGGTAATATTAAATTATGTTGGTAATAAAAATTACCAGCTTGTGTGGGTTTTCCTAGGGATTTGATCCTTCCCTTGTTCTGCTGAAGGTTCTGCTCAAATTGTGCTCTGCCTCTGCATGAACCCCAAATTCAGCACACTGTCGTGGCAGAACGAAGAGATCAGGGCAGAAGAGGCAAACCACGTATCCTGCAGCTCTCagtgttttattcatttctatCATTTTGCTGTCCTGCCcagaaatgctatttatttatttttattattttgtgtgtgtgtgagctgctgctgaaacgtgatggagaaaaaaaccCTGCCAGAGCTGGTAAACAAGGGATTAATAACTAACTGGAGCATGTATTAATAGATCACTTACCTTCTGAAAATACACAGGGCATTAAAAACTTATGGGACTGAAAACATCTATTGACACCACTGTGGTACTGCGGGATTTGCCCTGCATGTCAGGGCCAGCTTGAGGTAAGTGGCCCGTGTCCCCAAAACAGGGTCCTCGGGTGACCCCAGGGCTTTTGGTGACTCTGGGAAGCACCAGGGATGGCCTTGGGGAGGTTTCACAACTGACTGAAGCCCAAGCTGTCCCTGGAGAGCAAGGTCCTGCCTTGCCAATTCCAGTCCCCCTATGAACAGGCCTGGGATGGGGACAGACCCTGATCAAGGGGTTGGGAGCCCGTAACGTGAAACTCTTACGGTGAGATGTGGGCAGGTTGGGTGATAGTTTGTATAATAAATTCAGGGATCTGTTGTTGGCTGGTTTCTGAGATGCGGCGAATTTGGAGACTACCAGCATTGCTCCGTCCCACTGGGTAGCCTCGCTCGCTGGTACCCGGGCTGGTTGGAGCAGTGATGTGTTTTGGGTCGGTTTCTGGCACTCTGGAGGCAGCGTGTCCCTTCTGTCCTGTGAGCTTTCTGACTCACAGCTGGTGGTTACCAGGCACCCTCTGCACCTTGCCTTACTGGGCTCCAGTCCCTGCACCCGGTGCAGCTGTGCATGCTGCACAGCCCCATACAGGCACTAACCGAGGAGAACCAGGCAaggaaatacagtaaaaatcaagaaaaggGACAcacagcccttccctgcctcagtttccccatggAGGGACGGCGCTGCTCCGAGTCACAGCCTCCCAGGGTGAACTGCATGGTGGGAAGGCACTCATGGAGCTTTCTGATCCTACTTCCAGCAGATTTAACCTTAAATTTAAACCCAACCCGGGGCCTGTCCTGCTGAACTCCGAGCTTTCCCCTGCAACCAtggagcagccccccccccccgcgcctgGCCGCCATTTCccggctctgctcctgcctccgCCCCCTCACGGCCCCGGAGCCGTGGCTGAGCTGATCCGGGTTAAAGGCTGGTTGTTTACCAGCTCTGGaaactcttttttatttttttatttttttttattttttcccctctgtctgCTCCTGTGGGGCAGCTCTGAAGGgtaattgtgtgtgtgtgtcggGGGACGGGTTGGTTGCTTTTGGTTGTTTTGGCAAGGAGGGGAAATTTGGAAGGAACAAAAGCATTGTGCACAAGGTGCTGGGGCAGAAAGCCCTGCAGGCTCAAAGCCCCAGACCTTGTGGATAcctttatgaaaaagaaaaaaggggatCCTGGAAGTTTGCTGTACCTGTCGTGCAAATCTTGTCCTTGCTTTAACCCCGTTGAACAAAATCGTCCTGCACTAAATGCATAATCCTTCCCCCCTTTCCTCcgctttccctctccctcttaCTCTCCTCCCTGTTTTCCCTGTTTCCtcctttactattttttaaagagatacatatttgcttatttttattttaaagctccAGCGTTTGCACGTAGCCTGTAGGGGATGTCAGGTGCAGGCACggtgcctgctgcagcagcagggacgtGTCCGGATCAGGGGAAGCCCGACAAGAGGGCTCCCCGCAGACACCTGGGTGCAAACCCCACTCAGCGCTTCGCCTGCCCACAAAATACCCCACAATGCTGCCCTCCGGCTGTGTGTGTCCACATTGGAGGTGTCTGGGAGGTCTGCTTGGGCGTTCCTAATGGGACGGCCGCTCTGGGGTCCTGGCAGTGACTGTGGTGTCCCCCGACAGCACCCATGGAGTATGTCAGCACACGGGGAGGCTCGAGGGCTGTCGACTTCGAGGGAGCCCTCTTCTCCGGCTACGCTCCTGACGGCGGCCTCTTCATGCCCCGGAGCATCCCCTCATTGGACGGGGCCACCCTGCAGCGCTGGAGCCGCCTCTCCTACCCCGAGCTGGTGAAGGAGCTGTGCTCCCTCTTCATTGCACCCGAGCTGGTCCCGCAGAGCACGCTCAACGGTGAGCCTCAACCGGGCGGTGGGAGCTATTAGCAGGGACACGTGTGAGGATTTTGGGGTGTTTGGATGCTTCCACCTGCATTAGCCCCATCCTCTTGCAGCCCCCAGAGGATGGAGCCAGCTGCACCATCGCCTGATCCgttctcttccctcttttccctcgCCTTGCTGGGGCTTGTTACCTTCTGGACAAGGTGTTCTCTATGTGCTGGGGACTGTGGTGATTGCAGCAGCGGTAGCTGGTGCTGTGGCACTGCTGactgctgggaagctgctgtgctggctccAGACCTGATATCCCATCAGGGTTTTCTGCTGCTCCATGCTTTGTAATGTTTTTAAGCCATCCCTTCCACCAGAGGGCAGCTACAACCTCTGTCTCAACAGGGTGCTGTAATAAAACTTgggtttcctttattttatgttttaacgCAGTTTGCTTTGATTGTGTCAGGTTTCCTCTGGGGGTACTCACTGTAGAGCTATTGAAGGCAACAGAGCATGTCTATATTCCTCCTAACAGCTAAGAATAACTTGTTGGATATCTGTCACCTCTCCAGCAACTGAGAGTCTTTGGCTTCGCAGAAAGCTTCCCAGGAGCATAAAGAGCACAGATGCAGGAAGCCACCGATCAAAAAAAAGTAGTTCTCTGCCTAGCCTGACATCCTCTTTAATCCTTTTCCCTCTAGATCTGATTGACAGGGCCTTCAGCAGATTCAGACACAAGGATGTTGTCCATATGTCCAGGCTGAAAGATGGGCTGAATGTTCTGGAGCTCTGGCATGGGGTTACTTATGCTTTTAAGGATCTGTCGTTGTCCTGCACTGGGCAGTTTTTACAGTACTTcttggagaaaaagcagaaacacatcACTATTCTGGTGGGTGAGTATTCCTCTGTGTGGGGGGTAAAACTTCTGGGCAGGTCTTTACCTTGAGAGCCATCATCCCACGGCCCACCACATAGATGCCCCAGGGTGGTACTGCCTCGTGGGTGGCTGGTGAGCGATCTCCAGCCAATGCCAGGGAAGCTTCTCTAACCAAAACCATCTCATGGAGCAtctctgcatctttttcttGAAGTGTGATGATGCAGGTTTGACGGATGtcttgatattttatttttttggttctctgctgctttgaaaCAGGGACTTCGGGGGACACAGGGAGCTCAGCCATCGAGAGTGTGAGAGGTCAGCAGAACATGGACATCTTTGTTCTGCTGCCCAAAGGGCTCTGCACGCAGATACAGGAACTTCAGATGACCACTGTCATTGAAGACAATGTCCACGTCTTTGCTGGTTGGTATTGCTGTTGGACTGTCTGTGTTGTGGTCCTGCTGTGTTGAAACTGTGACCCTGCAAGTCTGTGGGGGCTGCTGTttttgcagctgcagccagccaggtCATTTCTATTGTGGTCACCGTGCCCAGATGTCTGGCTAACAGGAACTGTTAGCACATGTCCCCAGTTTGACAGTCAAGTGGTTcaaagcttccttttcttccGGTCTCCGACTAGAGTTGTCTCCATGCAGGCATTTGGTGTTCAGCTGTACTGGATTCAACACCATTTCTTGGAACTAAAGGGCTCAAAGGTGaccccttccctcttccctcacCTTCATGGGCAATTCACACAGCTAACTGTGCCCTCCCTATGGATCACCACAGAGTGCTTGAGCTGTCTTTTCCACTCAACCAGCTCTCACCGTGACATCTCACAGGAGATGCAGGCATTTGCCTTCCTAACAAATACGTATCGGTGTGAGCAAGAGCCCGGAGTGTATCTGCAGCTGGTAGGGACTGAGAATATATGTCAAAAACAGAAGCCAGATGGTGTCCACACTGTGCTACTCAAACCCTGGCTCATATAGTCCATGAGACAGACAGCTCAGGACACCCCTGGCTGCAGCAAACCCAGTGGCTTGGGTCTGGTCCTATTTGTGAGCAGAAATGCTTTGTGCCTGATGCACTGATGTCAGTAGatctaatttttcctttctttttctgacagctCATGGGAACTCCGATCAAATCGATGAGCTGATCAAGGAACTGTTCGCTGATGTcgatttttccagaaaatacaaTCTGATGAGCTTGAATTCGGTCAACTGGTCAAGGATTATGGTGCAGATTGCTCACCACTTCTATGCTTACTTTCAGTGTGCCCCGTCCCTGGATACCACCCCGCTGCCAGTGGTGGAAATTGTTGTGCCAACAGGAGGGGGAGGAAATATCACaggtgaagggaaaaaatatgggtTAGATAGGGACGAGAGAGAGTGTTCTATGACCTATGGACTAAAAGCGCTTTGCAAATGCTGGGTATTGCTGTTTATTAAAACACCCACTCGCTGGTAGGATTTCTTCAGAAGGCCTTACATTTATTACTCATATATGGTTATTACTCATTCAGGTGTCACTGATGATTTGCAAGGTGCAGAAAATCCCAAACCACCCCTTGATGGTGACCATAGCTATCTTGAGGATGTGCACGTTAGAAGAGGGTAGAATGTGTTTGGtccagaaaagaggaaaaatactgtgGCTCCTGTTCCCTAAGTAAAACTTTAACAGAGGCGTGGAGTCCTGCCTAGTTCTACTCTGGTTTAGATGGTAGTGCACAGTCAAGAGAACCACTCCTAATTGCATAATCTGGCCTTTTAAATTTGAGTTCTTGATTGCCTCCATTCTGAAATAGGTGCACAACAGTTTTACTAAAGCAGTGAAGGATTTGATGCATTCAACTGCATTCAGTGTATTTCTAGGCCACCCCTCTGAGGCAGCATTAATAAGCTGCAAGAACCCCACAACTTCATCTCTCTTGCTTGAATGGCAGCTGCCTGACCTCTCAGTCCTCTGCTCGTCCATATTCAAATCTGGAGATTTTCCTGGGCTGGTTTGTTAGGAGCTTTGTGTCCCAGGATTTTATGTTCTGGGGTTCTACCAAAGCGTTTAAGATAGGTGTCTGGGAGTTTATTAGGGACTGTTGTTTGTGGCTACTTCTGAACTAGACGCCCAATCAATTTATACAGTGACTTCTTTGCTAAATCTCCTTTGAATGTTTCTTtgtcaaatgcattttttccctttttttttttaagctggctGTATTGCCCAGAAGATGGGTCTTCCGATTGAACTGGTTGCTGTGGTTAACAGCAACGACATCATTCACAGGGCTGTTCAGCACGGAGATTTCTCAGCATCAGAGCACGTGAAGGCTACGTTAGCATCAGCCATGGATATTCAGGTACATAATGAATTGGTACAAATGGGAAAATACTGAACATtacatattttcataattttttccttgtacTTTGTTATGCGTGGTTTGTAAGACCGTAATTCTGCCACTGGCAATGCCTCTCAGTGGTGCACTGAGAGCTGTGACTCATACTGAGCATTTATGCTGCGGACTGCTAAGCTGAGATACACCACCTTACTTTTCAGGGCTTGACTTTGTAATCTTCCTTGTTCAATGCTGAGCTTCTAGGGGTTCATTATGTGTAAGcttagaaagagagaaattttctCAAAAGCTCCGTGACACTTAGAAAAGTATAGATCCTGTCACATTCCAAGGGTTCTGTTGGTGCTTCTGAAAGGCTCTACCAAGAgcaagagaagaaggaaagaaagtagAGTAGCCCAGAAGAAATGCCTCTTCTGTGGCTGTCTGCAATTTGTGCAGAGCAGAACAAGTCCCGGCAGGCAAAggcatcagaaatgaaaagtcatGGAGGGACAGAAAGCAAATGCCTGGAAGCAAATACCAGCaaataataacagcaaataCACTTTCATACCTACCCTGTGATCCGTGGGGATTGGATCTGCTTCCAAACAAGTGACCAAGGTCTGAAATACTTGGTGTTTTATCACCATGGCCTTAAGCTACCTGGATTTTCCAAAAGCTGTTCAAACACACTGGGAGGACTTGGGAGCCTGGAGGAACTGCCATGCTTTGCAGAGAATAAGTTGTTGTGCTCCTGTCACTGGACTACTGTGGCCAATAGCTTGAATTTCATCCTGAGGCATGAATTTGTGGGGCTCCTCAGATCTCAAAGGGTGGCTGCGCTCCTCTCTTGGCATATGTTGGGGTGGTAAGGGGAGGTGGCTGGGTGAGGTGATGGCCAGAGGGTCCCCCAAAAGCTGAACAGCTGTATCCCTCTGCCTGTCCTTCTCCAGAGCTGCATGGGATGTCATTGTTTAGCTCATGTCTGAAGCATCCATGCAGACTTTTCCGTAGCTCAGCACATCATGGGGTGGTTCATGCTGGAGTGCAACTCAGGTGGTCTCTAGCTGGgacctgctcaaagcagggtcagctctgaggtcagaccaggttgcttGGGGTTTTGTCCTTCTGTGCATTGGGAACCTTCAAGGAAGGAGACTACACAACCTCTTTTGGTTGCCTCTTCTGTGGACTAAACTAATGCAGGAACGGTTCCTATTTAGTCACTAACTGGAAAGGTGAAGCAGGGAGTGGAGTGTGGATGACCCTTTTAAGGAGGAATTTGAGGAGAATCGCAGCAGATCTTGTGTCTTTGCAGCGTCTGAAGCAAACCAGTGTTGGTCAAGGCTCCCACTGGTGTCCCAGCCCAGTTTGACTTACTAGAGTTCGTTCAGAAAACTTCAGCGGAAACCACAGGCTGGTACGAAAGGAGGGTAAAGGGTAGGTTCTGGATGtgggagcagcagaaggaaggagggaagaagggacagCAGGAGGGTGATGCTGGAAGCACCCCTGGTAGCAGGTCATCGACGTCCTAGCGTGCTGACATGTAGCTTCTCAGGACACCCAGGTCAGGAAGCAGACGACAGCCCAAACCAGGGGACAGCCTAAAGCAAAGGGCAGGCTACGCCCAGGCTACAGTGAAGATTACAGGCTGAAGGCACTGGGAGATAATGGTGGGAAGATGAAGAACAGGAGTGGAGCCCTAAGCCACCCAGATAAGGACACGAAAGGCTGAGTAAGTCCTAATCACTCGCAAGGTAGGAcaggatggagagagaaaaggtcACAGGTGCTGTCAGCTCTTAAAAGGTGTAAAGAACTCATCCAAAACGGGCACTTGCCTGCAACCTAGGAACAACCCCAGAGATGTGAGGAGGACCCAGTCTGGTGTCCCTTGTCCTGTCTGTCCCAGCAAGATATTTCAGCAAAACCACCTGGATGAATGTTTCTTGGTGCTTGTGAGCATGTGGGAATGAGAGAGGGAGCAGTGAAATTTGTTCGGGACCCTCCTGAATGGCCTTTCACTGAGTTTTGCTGCAGTGTCGCAACACTGGTTGCTACATAGCCATACAGACCTGTCAGGCCCTATATGTGCCTTACATGTCCCTAAAGATTATCGgtcagccctgcagggagctgagtGCCTCATTAAGTCACACAGGAGCTGCATGATTCATAGCAGCATCTGCAACACTAAGTAAACAGCTGGATATTTCTGGTTCTCGAATGCATAGTGTGTTATTAGCTTCCTTTCCTCAAGGTGATTATACAGATGTGGTCTTGCTGTCAATTCATCAGTTGTCccctcattattattttttttaatctgatggTCACTGCCAGACTGCTCTGACAGGTCAGAGGTCTGAAGGATATCGAGTTCCCAAAGACAAGGCTTGGGGGATGtagctgtgcagggagaggatgCAAAGCCCAGGGAGAAGACGCAAGCCTTCTCCAAGACAAAGGTAGCAATAGGACCTCAACCCTAATTAGACATCAGAGAATCCACACAGCTACTCTCCCTGAGACAGACAGACACGTTTCCGTGCTCACATATTGTCTTGTCATCCCAGGAGCCTTGCAACGTGGAGAGGATCCTCTGGCTGCTCTCAGGCTGTGACAGCCACCTGACAAAAGTGCTGATGGAACAATTCACTGCGTCGAAAAGCCTGAAGCTGCCGGAGGATCTGCACAGGAAGGTCAGTCCCCGTGCCCGTGCCTCTGCGTGTAAGGAGAGTTACTGTTGTCAGTTGTTTTCAactcattttcagaattaaCAAAAGTCATGTTGGAAAGTTTCCAACCTGAAGTGGAATTGTTAGGATGGAAGAGCTTTATATCAGTGCACGTCCATGGAGATGttaataaaaagatgtttttttttttaattaaaaaaaaaaaactcctctgtataaaattaaaatgcctgCAACCTTTTAGGTAGGATATGAAGCTACCACCCCTTTCTTGGCCACTCCAGCGCCAGCATTAGCTGTGTATTGAGGCAGGCCGTGGTGGACTGGGCAGTGGGTGCTGGCACAAACTGAGCGTGGTGTTGGGGAGTGGGTCTGCTGGGTCCACAATTCAGCACTGACGTTGCGGTGAATGGGACCAca from Cygnus olor isolate bCygOlo1 chromosome 4, bCygOlo1.pri.v2, whole genome shotgun sequence encodes:
- the THNSL2 gene encoding LOW QUALITY PROTEIN: threonine synthase-like 2 (The sequence of the model RefSeq protein was modified relative to this genomic sequence to represent the inferred CDS: inserted 1 base in 1 codon): MEYVSTRGGSRAVDFEGALFSGYAPDGGLFMPRSIPSLDGATLQRWSRLSYPELVKELCSLFIAPELVPQSTLNDLIDRAFSRFRHKDVVHMSRLKDGLNVLELWHGVTYAFKDLSLSCTGQFLQYFLEKKQKHITILVGTSGDTGSSAIESVRGQQNMDIFVLLPKGLCTQIQELQMTTVIEDNVHVFAAHGNSDQIDELIKELFADVDFSRKYNLMSLNSVNWSRIMVQIAHHFYAYFQCAPSLDTTPLPVVEIVVPTGGGGNITAGCIAQKMGLPIELVAVVNSNDIIHRAVQHGDFSASEHVKATLASAMDIQEPCNVERILWLLSGCDSHLTKVLMEQFTASKSLKLPEDLHRKLSETLRSSSASDEDIVRAMQRCWEENQCLLCPHTAVAAHYHYSQLDSCASSTPRCCLASASAAKFQDAVLRAGLVPQLPPEITALTAMETRSTALRRGEDWARVLRDRIAAVVQGWEARRGVSVPPXLQGVGGQVVTQG